The Bacteroidota bacterium genome segment TGGACGAATGCGTGCCGCTGCTTCTCGAATATCTGCCTCGCCCGGAGCGTTGATTTTCAAAATAAGTTTACTTGAGTTTTTTTATCACCTGATCGCAGGCAAGGCTAATCATACTAAAAACTTCATTGAACTGAAAACGGCCGCCGTAATAGGGATTGGGCACGGGTTTATTTTTGCCCGGCGTCACTTCGTTCATCAGATAATCGACTTTTTTCATATCATCGTCGTTGCGGGCCATGTATTTTACATTGTTGTAATCCATGGATTCCATCACGAAAATTTTATCAAATTTATCGAAATCGGTTTTTGCAAAAAGTCGTGCGCGATGGGCACTAATATCTATTCCATTTTCTTTGGCCACCTGTATGGCATGCGGATTGGGCACTTCGCCAATATTGTGCGGTTCGAATCCGGCCGTGTCAACTTCTGCCGTAAGTTTGTTTTCTTTTAATTTGTGATCAAGAATGCCTTTTGCCAGCGGAGAGCGACAGACATCGTTAAAGCAAACCATCAGGATTTTCATGACAATGATTTATTTATGGTTGCACATTAAAATAGCTTCAAACAGGGCAATACAGTATATCAGAGTCTGATTTTCTTCTCCAGTTCGTCAACGTAAACCTTGAATTGCTTGTCGGTTTCGATGAGATTATTTACTGTGCGGCAGGCGTGCAAAACAGTTGCGTGATCTTTGTTTCCGCAATGTAAACCGATAGCTGCGAGCGACGATTTAGTAAGCTTCTTCGCAAAGAACATTGAAAGTTGACGTGCCTGAACAATCTCACGTTTACGGGTTTTAGAGTTCAGCATATCAATATTGATATCGAAGTAATCGCAAACCACTTTCTGAATGTAATCGATGGAAATTTCGCGAGAGTTATTTTTTACGAACTTGTCAATAATTTGTTTTGCAAGGTCGAGTGTGATGGCTTTTTTGTTGAGCGATGATTGAGCAAGCAATGAAATCAGCGCGCCTTCGAGTTCACGAATGTTTGTTGTGATGCTGTAGGCAAGGTATTCGATTACTTCGCGCGGCATATCCATGCCGTCGTTGTATACTTTTTTCTCGAGAATGGCGATGCGTGTTTCGAGGTCGGGTACCTGTAAGTCGGCAGCAAGACCCCATTTGAAGCGTGAAAGCAGCCTCGGCTCAATTCCTTTGAGGTCGATTGGTGCTTTATCGGAAGTGATAACAATTTGTTTTCCTTTTTGGTGAAGCTGGTTGAAGATATGGAAGAACGCGTTCTGTGTGCCTTCCTTGCCACTCAGGAATTGTATATCATCCATAATCAGAACATCAATCATCTGATAAAAATGCATGAAGTCGTTCTGATTGTTGTTTCTTACTGAATCGATGTATTGATTGATAAATTGTTCGCATTGTACGTACAGCACAATCTTTTCAGGGAATTCATTTTTTACCTGAATACCAATAGCGTGTGAAAGGTGGGTTTTGCCAAGTCCCACATTGCAATAGAGCAGGAGAGGGTTGAACGCAGTTTTTCCGGGGTTGCTGGCAACAGCAAATCCGGCTGAACGCGCCAAGCGGTTGCAATCACCTTCAATGAAATTCTCGAAGGAGTAATTTTCGTTGAGCTGTGAATTGATATTGATTTTCTTCAATCCCGGAATGATAAAGGGATTGGGAATATCTTTAGACGCTCCTTTATTTATGTCGATTGGCATTGCGACAGATGGGTTCTTGATTGCTTTTTTATTTGAAGTAGGTGCCTTAACCGTAACCGGAGCTCCGTTCCCATATGGGTTTTCCATCACAATGCTGTATTCCAGCCGCCCGTCAGTGCCCAGTTCTTTTTTAATTGTTTTCTTGAGGAGATCAATAAAATGTTCTTCGAGCCATTCGTAAAAAAATTGGCTTGGAACCTGAATAGTGAGGATATTATCCTTCAACTTTACAGGTTTTATTGGTTCAAACCAGGTTTTAAAACTTTGGTACGTTATATTGTCTTTTATTATCTCCAGGCAATTATTCCAAACTTCAGTATAACTTTTCTTCATTCGTAGTTTTCCTTAAAAAAAGATTTCAACAATTTTCAAATTTCCGAACAGGTCTATAATCCTGTTATTTCAAACCACTTGCCAATCAATGTTGGCACTTACCCACAATCCTGAATTTGATTCTACAAATATTTAAAAAATTTGGCAAATAAAAAATCTTTTTAACCTAAATTTTTTCCAACGTTCATAGAATAGGCATCGGCAAACATAACACCGTAGTTTTTCGCTAGATAGAAATCTATACGGCCAAGTTTTACGCCGGCCCAGCCCACTTGTGCAATAATGATGTCCTTTTTATCGGAGTCGGTGAAGACATAAGGTTCATCAATAAAAGTGTGGGTGTGCCC includes the following:
- a CDS encoding low molecular weight protein-tyrosine-phosphatase → MKILMVCFNDVCRSPLAKGILDHKLKENKLTAEVDTAGFEPHNIGEVPNPHAIQVAKENGIDISAHRARLFAKTDFDKFDKIFVMESMDYNNVKYMARNDDDMKKVDYLMNEVTPGKNKPVPNPYYGGRFQFNEVFSMISLACDQVIKKLK
- the dnaA gene encoding chromosomal replication initiator protein DnaA, whose product is MKKSYTEVWNNCLEIIKDNITYQSFKTWFEPIKPVKLKDNILTIQVPSQFFYEWLEEHFIDLLKKTIKKELGTDGRLEYSIVMENPYGNGAPVTVKAPTSNKKAIKNPSVAMPIDINKGASKDIPNPFIIPGLKKININSQLNENYSFENFIEGDCNRLARSAGFAVASNPGKTAFNPLLLYCNVGLGKTHLSHAIGIQVKNEFPEKIVLYVQCEQFINQYIDSVRNNNQNDFMHFYQMIDVLIMDDIQFLSGKEGTQNAFFHIFNQLHQKGKQIVITSDKAPIDLKGIEPRLLSRFKWGLAADLQVPDLETRIAILEKKVYNDGMDMPREVIEYLAYSITTNIRELEGALISLLAQSSLNKKAITLDLAKQIIDKFVKNNSREISIDYIQKVVCDYFDINIDMLNSKTRKREIVQARQLSMFFAKKLTKSSLAAIGLHCGNKDHATVLHACRTVNNLIETDKQFKVYVDELEKKIRL